A DNA window from Candidatus Effluviviaceae Genus V sp. contains the following coding sequences:
- the murG gene encoding undecaprenyldiphospho-muramoylpentapeptide beta-N-acetylglucosaminyltransferase: MRVMIAGGGTGGHIFPAIAIADAVERIDPAAEVLFAGRAGSLEERAMGATGRPFLAVPSMGLRRAADPRNVLVPFVVGAGYAKALLSMVGRRPDCAVGTGGFVSLPAVAAAWSLGSPVVLQEQNSYPGLATRLLSRHALEVHTSFDVTASYLPAARRTVVSGNPVRQEFLEAERASAREGLGLAPDAEVLFVVGGSGGARTLNRAVAAAADELTRSGVTVVAQTGEEGEAAVAEALSGTGSIVSAFFDDVADCYAAADLVVARAGATTIAEIQAVGRPSVLVPYPYATEDHQTKNAIAMQEAGASMLVQDDEMTGVRLAAVATELMGDRARLTRMSEHARSLARPDAADRVARAVLAAAGGEGAGKGRQA, from the coding sequence GTGAGGGTCATGATCGCAGGAGGCGGAACGGGAGGGCACATCTTCCCGGCCATCGCGATCGCGGACGCGGTCGAGCGGATCGACCCGGCGGCGGAGGTGCTCTTCGCCGGCCGGGCCGGCTCGCTCGAGGAGCGCGCCATGGGCGCGACGGGACGTCCGTTCCTCGCGGTTCCCTCGATGGGACTCCGCCGGGCGGCGGACCCGCGGAACGTGCTCGTGCCGTTCGTGGTCGGCGCGGGCTACGCGAAGGCGCTTCTCTCGATGGTGGGGCGGCGGCCCGACTGCGCCGTCGGAACCGGCGGGTTCGTCTCGCTTCCGGCGGTGGCCGCGGCGTGGTCGCTGGGCTCGCCGGTGGTTCTCCAGGAACAGAACTCGTACCCGGGACTCGCGACGCGTCTCCTCTCGCGGCACGCGCTCGAGGTCCACACGAGCTTCGATGTGACAGCTTCCTACCTGCCCGCGGCGCGGCGGACCGTCGTCTCCGGCAACCCGGTCCGGCAGGAGTTCCTGGAGGCAGAGCGTGCCTCGGCGAGAGAGGGGCTCGGGCTCGCGCCCGACGCGGAGGTTCTCTTCGTCGTCGGCGGTAGCGGCGGGGCGCGGACGCTCAACCGCGCTGTCGCCGCCGCGGCCGACGAGCTGACGCGCTCGGGCGTCACCGTCGTGGCGCAGACCGGTGAGGAGGGGGAGGCCGCGGTCGCGGAGGCGCTCTCAGGGACCGGCTCGATCGTCAGCGCCTTCTTCGACGACGTGGCCGACTGCTATGCGGCCGCCGACCTCGTCGTCGCGCGGGCCGGGGCGACGACCATCGCCGAGATCCAGGCTGTGGGGCGGCCCTCGGTGCTCGTCCCGTATCCGTACGCGACGGAGGACCACCAGACGAAGAACGCGATCGCCATGCAGGAGGCCGGAGCCTCGATGCTCGTGCAGGACGACGAGATGACGGGTGTGCGGCTCGCAGCGGTCGCGACAGAGCTCATGGGAGATCGGGCACGGCTGACGCGCATGTCCGAGCACGCCAGGTCGCTCGCGCGGCCCGACGCGGCTGACAGGGTCGCGCGAGCCGTCCTGGCTGCCGCCGGCGGAGAAGGTGCGGGGAAGGGGCGGCAGGCATGA